The Lycium ferocissimum isolate CSIRO_LF1 chromosome 1, AGI_CSIRO_Lferr_CH_V1, whole genome shotgun sequence genome includes a region encoding these proteins:
- the LOC132066655 gene encoding cis-abienol synthase, chloroplastic-like, producing NSILKLHKNWVPTFYPTKIHSLLCLVDTLQSLGVLVDRHFKIEIRKVLDEIYRLWQKKTEEIFSNVSHCAMAFRLLRMSNYDVSSEELVEFVDEGHFFSISGKITSHVDILELHKASQLAIHEKDHILDTISNWTGTFMEQKLLNNDFIDRMSKKEVELALRKFYATYDRVENRRYIEAYEVNNFKILKGAYRSPNINNRDFLGFSVHNFNLCQAEHQQELQQLKRWFDDRKLEQVGLSQHYLYTTYFLIAALLFEPKFSDARLACAKSSMLATLVDDFFDGYVCEDELLNIFELVERYCFLFFLFYHISTNPLLDPNHMSLVQWLDLLKNMLIELDWWRSQTTPSIEEYLSVASVTISVRCVVLTTQYFVGPKLSKDVLQSCEMSALCNCTMMVGRLLNDLQSYKREETERSPKNIVSILITRSEGTISEEEAIKQIEEMLESKRRELLGMVLTQQKGSQLPQVCKDVFWKTSKLSYFTYSDRGEFRSTGEILKNHIKDVLYKPLSLSRRDLHPIS from the exons AATTCAATCTTGAAACTGCACAAAAATTGGG TTCCCACTTTCTATCCAACGAAGATACATTCATTGCTTTGCTTGGTTGATACCCTTCAAAGTCTGGGAGTACTAGTAGATCGGCattttaaaatagaaataaGAAAAGTTCTAGATGAAATATACAG GCTTTGGCAAAAAAAGACCGAAGAAATCTTTTCAAACGTTTCCCATTGTGCCATGGCGTTTCGACTTTTACGGATGAGTAACTACGATGTCTCCTCAG AAGAACTAGTAGAATTTGTCGATGAAGGACATTTCTTTTCAATAAGTGGGAAAATTACGAGTCATGTTGATATTCTTGAGCTCCACAAAGCTTCACAGTTGGCTATTCATGAGAAAGATCACATTTTGGATACAATTAGCAATTGGACCGGAACTTTTATGGAGCAAAAACTCTTAAACAATGACTTCATCGATAGGATGTCAAAGAAGGAG GTGGAACTTGCTTTGAGGAAGTTCTACGCCACATATGATCGAGTGGAAAATCGACGATACATCGAGGCATATGAGGTgaacaattttaaaattttaaaaggtgCTTACAG GTCACCCAACATTAACAACAGAGATTTCCTTGGGTTCTCAGTGCACAATTTTAACTTGTGCCAAGCCGAACATCAACAAGAACTTCAACAACTCAAGAG GTGGTTCGATGATAGAAAACTGGAGCAAGTGGGATTGTCACAACATTATTTATATACTACTTATTTCCTGATTGCTGCATTACTCTTCGAACCTAAATTCTCTGACGCTCGTCTTGCATGTGCAAAGAGTAGCATGCTTGCAACTTTAGTGGATGATTTTTTCGATGGTTACGTTTGCGAAGATGAATTGCTCAACatctttgaattagtagaaaggtattgttttctgtttttcctattttatcatATTTCGACAAACCCATTGTtagatccc AACCATATGTCTTTGGTACAGTGGCTTGATTTGTTAAAGAATATGCTGATAGAATTAGACTGGTGGAGAAGTCAGACAACACCAAGCATTGAAGAGTACTTGTCTGTGGCCAGTGTAACTATTAGTGTTAGATGCGTTGTTCTCACAACACAATATTTTGTTGGACCAAAATTATCAAAGGATGTGCTACAGAGTTGTGAAATGAGTGCATTGTGCAATTGTACCATGATGGTGGGACGACTCCTTAATGATCTACAATCCTACAAG AGAGAAGAAACAGAGAGGTCACCAAAAAATATAGTGTCGATATTAATAACACGGAGTGAAGGAACAATCTCAGAAGAAGAAGCTATAAAACAAATAGAGGAAATGTTGGAAAGCAAGAGAAGAGAGTTGCTAGGGATGGTTCTAACTCAACAAAAAGGAAGCCAATTGCCACAAGTGTGCAAGGATGTCTTTTGGAAAACAAGCAAATTGTCTTATTTCACATATTCAGATCGTGGTGAGTTTCGCTCTACGGGGGAAATACTGAAGAATCATATAAAGGATGTACTTTACAAACCACTCAGTCTGTCACGTCGTGACCTTCATCCGATATCTTAA